From the bacterium genome, one window contains:
- the serA gene encoding phosphoglycerate dehydrogenase has product MKVLTLDNLQKVGIDVFTKEGIEVDVKGKMTPEELTAVINQYDAVVVRGATKATAACFENASRIKVIGRAGSGTDNIDKVAATKKGVVVMNTPGGNTVTTGEHAVSMMMALSRQIPQATASMKAGKWEKNKFMGTEITDKVLGVVGLGAIGKIVADRALGLKMVVVAFDPYVSKEDAARLGVEMATLDELYARADYITFHTPLTPETKGMVNAAAIAKMKDGVRIINCARGALVNEADLLAALQSGKVAGAALDVYSTEPPPPDMPLLAHPNVILTPHLGAATTEAQEKVAVLIAEQICDFLKKGTIRNSVNFPSVSGELLPVLKPFLALAERLGAFHGQLLKNPVRELKVDYFGEVGKLATASVTISALKGLLQYQTEEVNLVNARMVAEERGIKVGESKTPKSEPYASLLKVTVVTEKGESSVAGTVFGGAPRIVQIDAFSIVAELAGGILMLRNQDVPGVVGRIGTFLGEKGINIAGLRLGRTEVGGTAVSLINVDNAVPENVLAQLRKLPNIMDAQYLIF; this is encoded by the coding sequence ATGAAAGTGCTCACGCTGGACAACCTGCAGAAGGTCGGCATCGACGTGTTCACGAAGGAAGGGATCGAGGTGGACGTGAAGGGGAAGATGACGCCCGAAGAGCTCACGGCGGTCATCAACCAGTACGACGCGGTCGTCGTCCGCGGTGCCACCAAGGCCACTGCGGCCTGCTTCGAGAATGCCTCGCGGATCAAGGTGATCGGGCGCGCAGGCAGCGGCACGGACAACATCGACAAGGTCGCCGCCACCAAGAAGGGCGTGGTCGTTATGAACACCCCCGGGGGAAACACCGTGACGACCGGCGAGCACGCCGTCTCCATGATGATGGCCCTCTCCCGCCAGATCCCGCAGGCGACCGCCTCGATGAAGGCGGGGAAGTGGGAAAAGAACAAGTTCATGGGCACCGAGATCACCGACAAGGTCCTGGGCGTCGTCGGGCTCGGAGCCATCGGGAAAATCGTGGCGGACCGCGCGCTGGGGCTCAAGATGGTCGTGGTCGCCTTCGATCCGTACGTGTCGAAGGAGGACGCGGCGCGCCTCGGCGTGGAAATGGCGACCCTCGACGAGCTGTACGCCCGGGCCGACTACATCACGTTCCACACGCCGCTCACGCCGGAGACGAAGGGGATGGTGAACGCCGCCGCGATCGCGAAGATGAAGGACGGCGTGCGGATCATCAACTGCGCCCGCGGGGCGCTCGTGAACGAGGCCGACCTGCTGGCGGCCCTCCAGTCGGGAAAGGTCGCGGGAGCGGCGCTCGACGTCTACTCGACGGAGCCTCCCCCTCCCGACATGCCGCTGCTGGCGCATCCCAACGTGATCCTCACGCCTCACCTGGGAGCCGCGACGACGGAGGCGCAGGAAAAGGTGGCGGTCCTGATCGCCGAGCAGATCTGCGATTTCCTGAAAAAGGGGACGATCCGCAACTCGGTGAATTTCCCGTCCGTATCCGGCGAACTCCTGCCGGTGCTGAAGCCGTTCCTGGCCCTGGCCGAGCGGCTCGGCGCGTTCCATGGGCAGTTGCTCAAGAACCCGGTCCGGGAGCTCAAGGTCGACTACTTCGGTGAAGTGGGGAAACTCGCCACGGCGTCGGTCACCATCTCCGCGCTGAAGGGGCTCCTCCAGTACCAGACCGAGGAGGTGAACCTCGTCAATGCCCGGATGGTGGCCGAAGAGCGCGGGATCAAGGTCGGGGAGTCGAAGACCCCCAAGTCGGAACCGTACGCGAGCCTCCTGAAGGTCACCGTGGTGACCGAGAAGGGGGAGTCGTCGGTGGCCGGAACCGTGTTCGGGGGAGCGCCGAGGATCGTCCAGATCGACGCGTTCTCCATCGTGGCGGAGCTCGCCGGCGGCATCCTGATGCTGCGGAACCAGGACGTTCCGGGCGTGGTCGGCCGGATCGGCACCTTCCTCGGGGAGAAGGGGATCAACATCGCCGGACTCCGCCTGGGCAGGACCGAGGTCGGCGGGACCGCCGTTTCGCTCATCAACGTGGACAACGCCGTCCCCGAGAACGTCCTCGCGCAGCTTCGCAAGCTTCCGAACATCATGGACGCCCAATACCTGATCTTCTGA
- the serC gene encoding 3-phosphoserine/phosphohydroxythreonine transaminase produces MKRTINFNAGPAALPLPALERARDEFLDFAGSGMSVMEHSHRGKEYEAAHDEAIALVRELLGVPATHEVLLLQGGATALFALIPMNFLDKGKTARYVVTGAWGQKALGEAKIVAGMYGAEAAAWSLGVGEGKEKSYTRVPAPSEVKVEAADAYLHITSNETIHGVEYNVDPSRAFPATGTVPLIADMSSDFLWRPFDITKFGMAYAGAQKNIGPSGVVVAVVSKELIERGRKDIPKIFQFRTHAENKSLYNTPPTFGVYMVRNVLSWLKGQGGLAGMEKANRKKAALLYGVIDANPQFFRSPVERQSRSVMNVVFRLPAPELEERFIAEAKKAGMIGLKGHRSVGGIRVSIYNAVPYEWVETLAAFMEAFARAK; encoded by the coding sequence ATGAAACGGACGATCAATTTCAACGCCGGACCCGCCGCCCTTCCCCTTCCCGCGCTGGAGCGCGCCCGGGACGAGTTCCTTGACTTCGCCGGAAGCGGCATGTCGGTGATGGAGCACAGCCACCGGGGCAAGGAATACGAGGCGGCCCACGACGAGGCGATCGCCCTCGTCCGGGAACTGCTCGGCGTCCCGGCGACCCACGAAGTCCTGCTGCTCCAGGGGGGAGCCACCGCGCTCTTCGCGCTGATCCCGATGAACTTCCTCGACAAGGGGAAAACCGCCCGGTACGTCGTCACCGGCGCCTGGGGCCAGAAGGCCCTGGGCGAGGCGAAGATCGTCGCGGGGATGTACGGCGCCGAGGCGGCCGCGTGGAGCCTCGGGGTCGGTGAAGGAAAAGAGAAGAGCTACACCCGCGTGCCGGCCCCCTCCGAGGTGAAGGTAGAGGCGGCCGACGCCTACCTGCACATCACCTCCAACGAGACGATCCACGGCGTCGAGTACAACGTCGACCCGTCCCGTGCCTTCCCGGCCACGGGGACCGTGCCCCTGATCGCGGACATGTCGAGCGACTTCCTCTGGCGCCCGTTCGACATCACCAAGTTCGGAATGGCCTACGCCGGCGCCCAGAAGAACATCGGCCCGTCGGGCGTGGTGGTGGCGGTGGTGTCGAAGGAGCTCATCGAGCGGGGACGAAAGGATATCCCGAAGATCTTCCAGTTCCGCACCCACGCCGAGAACAAGTCGCTGTACAACACGCCGCCCACCTTCGGCGTCTACATGGTGCGCAACGTCCTCTCCTGGCTCAAGGGGCAGGGGGGGCTCGCGGGGATGGAGAAGGCCAACCGGAAGAAAGCGGCGCTCCTCTACGGCGTCATCGACGCGAACCCGCAATTTTTCCGCTCGCCGGTGGAGCGGCAGAGCAGGTCGGTGATGAACGTGGTCTTCCGCCTGCCCGCGCCCGAGCTCGAGGAACGCTTCATCGCCGAAGCGAAGAAGGCGGGGATGATCGGCCTCAAGGGGCACCGCTCCGTCGGGGGGATCCGGGTCTCGATCTACAACGCCGTCCCGTACGAATGGGTGGAGACGCTCGCCGCGTTCATGGAGGCGTTCGCGCGGGCGAAGTGA